A genomic window from Candidatus Zixiibacteriota bacterium includes:
- a CDS encoding GTPase yields MPANLPPQYYELEREFKNEKDPREKLRLAEELLAMMPKHKGTDKLQADMKTKISKLKKQIEGGEKSHGARQATAQDHIEKEGAGQAILIGAPNAGKSSLLESLTAAKPLVADYPFTTREPLTGMMVFETIQIQLIDTPPISAESYENYLSGLIRNCDVVVLVADLESKNMIADLKFIIEKLDEKRIILKPQVTERPEDPRYAYKKTIICAHKEYEDEDGSKRAKLKEMFPDFAMVATSIIDDDSLSAFKRAVYDALGVIRVYTKPIGHDPDYKDPIILRIGGSVEEAAMTLHKDFAQKMKYAKVWGEGKFDGQRVQKDFILSDGDVLEFHV; encoded by the coding sequence ATGCCGGCTAACCTGCCCCCACAATACTATGAACTCGAACGGGAGTTCAAAAACGAAAAGGACCCCCGCGAGAAGCTGCGCTTGGCCGAGGAACTTCTGGCCATGATGCCCAAGCACAAGGGCACCGACAAGCTCCAGGCCGACATGAAGACCAAAATCTCTAAATTGAAAAAGCAGATTGAAGGCGGCGAGAAAAGCCACGGCGCCCGGCAGGCGACCGCCCAGGACCACATCGAAAAAGAAGGCGCCGGGCAGGCCATCCTCATCGGAGCTCCAAATGCCGGCAAATCCTCCCTGCTCGAAAGCCTCACCGCCGCCAAACCGCTAGTTGCCGATTATCCCTTCACGACCCGCGAACCTCTGACCGGCATGATGGTCTTCGAAACCATCCAGATACAGCTCATCGACACCCCGCCCATCTCCGCCGAATCTTACGAAAACTACCTTTCTGGGCTTATTCGTAACTGCGATGTGGTCGTGCTGGTGGCTGACCTCGAGTCCAAGAATATGATCGCGGACCTCAAGTTTATCATCGAGAAGCTCGACGAAAAACGCATCATCCTGAAACCACAGGTTACCGAAAGACCCGAGGACCCTCGCTACGCCTACAAGAAGACCATTATATGCGCGCACAAAGAATATGAAGACGAGGATGGCTCCAAACGCGCCAAACTGAAAGAGATGTTCCCCGATTTCGCCATGGTGGCTACATCAATCATCGATGATGACAGCCTCAGCGCTTTCAAACGAGCGGTATACGACGCTCTCGGCGTCATTCGCGTCTACACCAAACCGATAGGCCACGACCCAGACTACAAAGACCCCATCATCCTGCGCATCGGCGGAAGCGTTGAAGAAGCGGCCATGACCCTCCACAAAGACTTCGCTCAGAAAATGAAATACGCCAAAGTGTGGGGCGAAGGGAAATTCGATGGTCAACGCGTGCAGAAAGATTTCATCCTCTCCGACGGCGATGTCCTCGAATTCCACGTTTAG
- a CDS encoding DegT/DnrJ/EryC1/StrS family aminotransferase translates to MKKAKSNKKIPLYDVKVSTKAIKNVTDTLRSGWLSPGPNIAAFETAMSKLMKTRHAAAVASATAGLELVLTSIGSEPGKEVVTTPFTFVGTIEAILNTGAIPVFADIDPHSLNIDPDEVFRKITHRTIAVMPVDIAGYPANYRMLKKICDTKRVPLVADAAHSVGALFQNKPVPTHTDAAVISFHTTKNLICGEGGIVLSKHKAIVDIVKLMARHGLTANAFQRKKAAKWEYDAIYPGFKANMSELHAAVGLGQLTVFRKEQAKRAKLARRYVKNLNALTEYFELPVEEKNYKHGWHLFIIKLHLSRLGITRNAFIKKMAERGVECGVHYKPIFELSYYQELLGLTPQYLPNTAYAGRRVVTLPLYPGLSLPEIDYICQCIADIVANHGR, encoded by the coding sequence ATGAAAAAGGCAAAGTCAAATAAGAAGATTCCCCTGTACGACGTTAAGGTTTCGACCAAAGCTATCAAGAACGTCACCGATACGCTGAGGTCCGGCTGGCTTTCACCCGGGCCGAACATTGCCGCCTTCGAAACCGCCATGTCCAAGCTGATGAAGACCCGGCACGCCGCCGCGGTAGCCTCCGCCACCGCCGGGCTCGAACTGGTCCTGACATCAATCGGAAGTGAACCCGGCAAAGAAGTCGTCACCACCCCGTTTACATTCGTAGGTACCATTGAGGCTATTCTCAACACTGGCGCCATTCCGGTCTTTGCCGATATCGATCCGCACAGTCTGAATATCGACCCCGATGAGGTCTTCCGGAAAATAACGCACCGCACAATCGCCGTCATGCCCGTCGACATCGCCGGCTACCCGGCCAATTACCGCATGCTCAAAAAGATCTGCGATACCAAACGCGTACCACTGGTGGCCGATGCCGCTCATTCTGTCGGCGCCCTCTTCCAGAACAAGCCGGTGCCGACTCACACCGATGCCGCCGTTATTTCGTTTCACACCACCAAGAATCTTATCTGCGGCGAAGGTGGTATCGTGCTGTCAAAACACAAAGCGATTGTGGATATCGTCAAACTCATGGCCAGACACGGTCTTACTGCCAACGCTTTCCAGCGCAAGAAAGCGGCCAAATGGGAGTATGATGCCATCTACCCGGGTTTCAAAGCCAACATGTCCGAATTACACGCCGCCGTTGGACTGGGCCAGTTGACTGTCTTTCGCAAAGAACAGGCCAAGCGGGCAAAACTCGCCCGCCGCTATGTCAAGAACCTCAATGCTTTAACCGAATATTTCGAACTCCCTGTCGAGGAAAAGAATTACAAGCACGGTTGGCACCTGTTCATCATCAAACTGCACCTGTCACGCCTGGGAATCACCCGCAACGCCTTCATAAAGAAGATGGCCGAGCGCGGCGTTGAATGCGGCGTCCACTACAAACCGATCTTCGAACTCTCCTACTACCAGGAGCTGCTTGGCCTGACCCCGCAGTACCTGCCCAACACGGCTTATGCCGGACGACGTGTTGTCACTCTGCCCCTTTATCCCGGCCTGAGTTTGCCCGAGATCGACTATATCTGCCAGTGCATCGCCGATATCGTCGCCAACCATGGCCGCTAA
- a CDS encoding glycosyltransferase: MGSRRIVLFGWASKVQVHLTRWARGLSERGYEVKVIALGGDPIEGLQTCNLPRRSKFSYITQARAAVRQTRDFKPDLVHAHYATGYGFWANMAGVEPTVISVYGSDLIEFPTSFVRRRLLRWIINTATHITSTSQFLKDIAIEIAPRTKDRISVIPFGVDLPGLVNPEPATPPIKVCFIKNHNHRYGPDVLLEAMVRVRQTNPRIKLSVAGTGELNEFLKEMSSRLGLNDTVAFVGFVPHSQMPLFIEQHHIMVMPSRNEAFGVAVLETSACSRPVIASDVGGVSEVLVDGETGILVPKEDVDRLAEAIIRLAEDAALRNRMGASGRVFVQQNYTWEKSLDLMTDLYERLIHEKGKVK, from the coding sequence ATGGGTAGCAGGCGTATCGTCCTCTTTGGCTGGGCATCGAAAGTCCAGGTGCATCTGACCCGTTGGGCACGCGGCCTGTCCGAACGCGGGTACGAAGTCAAGGTTATTGCTCTCGGCGGTGACCCTATCGAGGGACTGCAAACGTGTAACCTGCCGCGACGCAGCAAGTTCTCTTATATCACCCAGGCCCGTGCCGCAGTCAGACAGACCAGGGATTTCAAGCCGGATCTGGTGCATGCCCATTATGCCACAGGCTACGGATTCTGGGCTAATATGGCAGGCGTGGAACCGACCGTCATTTCTGTCTATGGCTCGGACTTGATAGAATTCCCCACAAGTTTCGTAAGACGACGGCTACTGCGATGGATCATCAACACGGCGACTCATATCACCTCCACCAGTCAGTTTTTGAAAGATATAGCGATTGAAATTGCTCCCCGAACAAAAGACAGGATTTCTGTTATCCCGTTCGGTGTGGACCTGCCGGGCCTGGTAAATCCCGAACCTGCTACGCCTCCCATAAAAGTGTGTTTTATAAAAAATCACAATCACCGGTACGGTCCGGATGTCTTGCTTGAAGCCATGGTGAGGGTGAGGCAAACCAACCCCCGGATAAAATTATCGGTGGCCGGAACGGGGGAGCTGAACGAGTTTCTAAAGGAAATGTCATCCCGGCTTGGATTAAATGACACGGTAGCATTCGTTGGCTTCGTTCCCCATAGCCAGATGCCCTTGTTTATTGAACAACATCACATTATGGTCATGCCTTCGCGAAACGAAGCCTTTGGTGTCGCAGTGCTCGAAACATCGGCCTGCTCAAGACCGGTGATCGCCTCCGATGTCGGGGGGGTGTCTGAAGTTTTAGTTGATGGTGAGACGGGGATTTTAGTACCTAAAGAGGATGTAGACAGGCTGGCCGAAGCCATCATCAGGCTGGCTGAGGACGCCGCCCTCAGAAACAGAATGGGTGCCTCCGGCCGCGTGTTCGTCCAGCAGAATTACACCTGGGAAAAGTCACTCGACCTGATGACCGATCTCTACGAACGGTTGATACATGAAAAAGGCAAAGTCAAATAA
- a CDS encoding YcxB family protein, whose translation MHLTFNTTADDIRAFAGYIYTRSKTLRRSRLKNLALFAVTFTLLYFALFRHRGLHATLSWCVLSVLALIVLDFLAHRSYIKNCVKLYHEREGDRESRSSTLVITETGINAASEEISTEIKWAGIHRIDELDDRTYIFVSPITAIIISRDAVTDGDYRAFIDAVKKHVSDLSVRAITKG comes from the coding sequence ATGCACCTAACCTTCAACACAACAGCCGATGATATCCGAGCCTTCGCCGGATACATCTACACCCGGTCAAAAACCCTCCGCCGGTCCCGGCTGAAAAACCTCGCCTTGTTCGCTGTGACATTCACATTACTCTACTTTGCCCTCTTTCGTCACAGGGGTCTCCACGCCACCCTCTCCTGGTGCGTTCTGTCTGTTCTTGCCCTGATCGTCCTGGACTTCCTGGCCCACCGGAGCTATATAAAAAACTGCGTCAAGTTATATCACGAACGCGAAGGAGACCGCGAATCCCGAAGCAGCACCCTGGTTATTACCGAGACAGGTATCAACGCCGCCTCTGAAGAGATCAGTACTGAAATAAAGTGGGCTGGTATCCATCGCATCGATGAACTCGACGATCGGACCTACATCTTCGTGTCACCGATCACGGCCATTATTATCTCCCGCGATGCTGTCACCGATGGCGACTACCGTGCCTTCATCGACGCGGTTAAAAAACACGTATCGGATCTATCCGTGCGCGCCATTACGAAAGGCTGA